A genomic window from Tolypothrix sp. PCC 7910 includes:
- a CDS encoding Uma2 family endonuclease: protein MAQALPKLFTFEEFIAWLPENTGKRYELHDGIIVEMSQPTGKHEKVTGFLAGEITLEYKRLKLPYFIPKTALVKPQRKSSGYLPDIVLINDANLHNEELWEKESTVTQSESIPLVIEVVSTNWEDDYYTKLGNYEAMNIPEYWIVDYAALGARKFIGNPKQPTISIYQLVDEEYQVTQFRNSQRIISPTFPDLNLTANQIFNGAL, encoded by the coding sequence ATGGCACAAGCTTTACCTAAACTATTTACTTTTGAAGAATTTATTGCATGGCTTCCAGAAAACACTGGAAAACGCTACGAATTACACGATGGGATAATTGTAGAAATGTCTCAACCAACTGGAAAGCATGAAAAAGTTACGGGATTTTTAGCAGGAGAAATTACACTTGAATATAAACGCCTGAAATTGCCATACTTTATCCCCAAAACAGCTTTAGTAAAACCACAGAGAAAATCATCGGGTTACTTGCCAGATATTGTATTAATCAACGATGCTAATTTGCACAATGAGGAATTGTGGGAAAAAGAATCTACCGTGACTCAAAGTGAATCTATTCCTTTAGTCATTGAGGTTGTCAGTACAAACTGGGAAGATGATTATTACACCAAATTAGGGAATTATGAAGCAATGAATATTCCTGAATATTGGATTGTTGATTATGCAGCCTTAGGAGCCAGAAAGTTTATTGGTAACCCCAAACAACCAACTATTTCTATTTATCAACTCGTTGATGAAGAATATCAAGTTACTCAATTTAGAAATTCCCAACGTATTATATCTCCTACTTTTCCAGATTTAAACCTAACTGCTAATCAGATTTTTAATGGTGCTTTATAG
- a CDS encoding orange carotenoid protein N-terminal domain-containing protein yields the protein MTYTVDESTRPALERFQSFDVDTQLALLWYGYLDLKPQLKPAPPDSVETPGRAVFDHIQNLSQQEQLQAQRDLIKGGNSQINRSYKALSPNAKLEVWLLLAQGIENGTIISVPSDYQLPNGTDEFTAQVKKLEFDQRLNFMLTAVQAMG from the coding sequence ATGACCTATACAGTTGACGAAAGCACAAGACCAGCTTTAGAAAGATTTCAAAGCTTTGATGTAGATACTCAACTTGCTTTACTCTGGTACGGTTACCTAGATTTGAAACCACAACTAAAGCCAGCTCCTCCTGACAGCGTGGAAACTCCTGGTAGAGCAGTGTTTGATCATATCCAGAATTTGTCTCAACAAGAGCAATTACAAGCACAACGTGATCTGATTAAGGGTGGTAATAGTCAGATTAACCGTTCTTACAAAGCGTTAAGTCCCAACGCCAAGCTAGAGGTTTGGTTGCTGTTAGCACAAGGGATTGAGAATGGAACTATCATTTCAGTACCTTCTGACTATCAGCTTCCTAATGGAACAGACGAATTTACAGCACAAGTTAAAAAGCTAGAGTTTGATCAAAGATTGAATTTTATGCTTACTGCTGTGCAAGCAATGGGCTAA
- the queG gene encoding tRNA epoxyqueuosine(34) reductase QueG: MNNSGITTSDVVKKKAQELGFHKVGIAAVDGVDETAAQRLQAWLALGYHAEMEWMANPKRQDIRLVMPQARSLICVALNYYTPHQRPPGEEYAKISRYGWGRDYHKVMHKKLKALNNWVQSLSENTQARYYADTGPVQDKLWAQKSGIGWIAKNGNVITREYGSWVFLGEIITNLELECDRPATEHCGTCTRCLEACPTDAITQPYVVDANRCIAYHTIENRAEQLPAKVQSHLQGWVAGCDICQDVCPWNQRFAKSTDVKEFNPYPGNLASKLIELAEISDEEWERQFTASALRRIKPEMLRRNARANLDASRQQNDAESDYF, from the coding sequence ATGAATAACTCTGGCATAACCACGAGCGATGTGGTAAAGAAAAAAGCGCAGGAGTTGGGATTTCACAAAGTAGGAATTGCGGCTGTAGATGGGGTAGATGAAACAGCAGCGCAGCGTTTGCAAGCCTGGCTAGCACTGGGTTATCACGCCGAAATGGAATGGATGGCTAACCCCAAGCGTCAGGATATCCGCTTAGTGATGCCACAAGCGCGATCGCTGATTTGTGTGGCGCTAAATTACTACACACCACATCAACGTCCCCCAGGAGAGGAATATGCCAAGATTTCTCGCTATGGTTGGGGACGAGATTATCACAAGGTAATGCATAAGAAACTTAAGGCACTAAATAATTGGGTACAATCACTGAGTGAAAATACTCAGGCGCGTTATTATGCGGATACAGGCCCGGTACAAGATAAATTATGGGCGCAAAAATCTGGTATAGGGTGGATTGCCAAGAATGGCAATGTGATTACCAGGGAATATGGTTCTTGGGTATTTTTGGGAGAGATTATCACCAATCTGGAACTAGAGTGCGATCGCCCAGCTACAGAACATTGTGGCACCTGTACGCGCTGTCTAGAAGCTTGCCCTACCGATGCAATTACTCAACCCTATGTAGTAGATGCTAATCGCTGCATTGCGTATCATACAATTGAAAATCGGGCAGAACAATTACCAGCAAAGGTTCAATCCCACTTACAAGGCTGGGTTGCAGGGTGTGATATCTGCCAAGATGTCTGTCCGTGGAATCAACGTTTTGCAAAAAGCACAGATGTGAAAGAATTTAATCCTTATCCTGGGAATCTGGCATCGAAGCTGATAGAATTAGCAGAAATCTCAGATGAGGAGTGGGAGCGACAATTTACAGCCTCAGCCTTGCGACGGATTAAACCAGAAATGTTACGACGTAATGCCCGTGCTAATCTAGACGCATCTAGGCAACAGAATGACGCAGAAAGTGATTATTTTTGA
- a CDS encoding HAD-IA family hydrolase, protein MTQKVIIFDFDGTIADTVDALVSIANRLAVEFGYVQISQEELALLKNLTSREIIKYSGISVFKIPFLVKKVKGELKNKIHEFKPIPGIKEALIELKAQGYSLGIITSNSKDNVTEFLKVNELDNLFDFIYSGVTIFGKKTIINNVLKQKQLKPQQVIYVGDETRDIEASKKANIQVIAVTWGFNSPEILAKQKPDFLIHHPSELLTVVNRKNS, encoded by the coding sequence ATGACGCAGAAAGTGATTATTTTTGATTTTGATGGCACGATTGCAGATACAGTAGACGCTCTTGTAAGTATTGCTAATCGTTTGGCTGTAGAATTTGGCTATGTCCAAATCAGTCAGGAGGAGCTAGCTCTCCTAAAAAACTTAACCTCTAGGGAAATTATTAAATACTCAGGTATTTCTGTATTTAAAATACCTTTTTTGGTCAAGAAAGTTAAAGGAGAATTAAAAAATAAAATTCACGAATTCAAACCTATTCCCGGAATCAAAGAAGCTTTAATCGAATTAAAAGCTCAGGGTTATAGTTTAGGAATTATTACTTCTAATTCTAAAGATAATGTGACCGAATTTCTTAAAGTTAATGAGTTAGATAATTTATTCGATTTTATCTACTCAGGGGTCACAATTTTTGGCAAAAAGACAATTATAAATAATGTCTTAAAGCAAAAGCAGCTAAAACCGCAACAAGTGATTTATGTTGGTGACGAAACTAGAGATATAGAAGCTTCAAAGAAAGCAAATATTCAAGTAATTGCAGTAACTTGGGGGTTTAATTCCCCAGAAATTTTAGCCAAACAAAAACCAGATTTTTTAATTCACCATCCTAGTGAATTATTGACTGTGGTAAATAGGAAAAATTCGTAA
- a CDS encoding orange carotenoid protein N-terminal domain-containing protein, which translates to MTASQDKSVPQALNNETQKVVEAFNKLDTDAKLAWFYLVYEKMGDSITPAAPAAAEPNLAPILLGDYLELSDEEQLAIMRQIVNGEASDYSRAYGALKENNQLLVWYAWAVAMGDKVVDLPDDYETTDTIDNLLSQLERLEFEQQMSVLRTIVGDMGYSDVQPVETQAQTGKTSSL; encoded by the coding sequence ATGACTGCTAGTCAAGATAAAAGCGTTCCTCAGGCTTTAAATAATGAAACTCAAAAAGTTGTAGAAGCTTTTAATAAATTAGATACCGATGCTAAATTAGCATGGTTTTATTTGGTTTATGAAAAGATGGGAGATTCAATTACTCCAGCTGCACCTGCTGCTGCGGAACCCAACTTAGCACCAATTTTGTTAGGAGATTATTTAGAATTATCAGATGAAGAACAATTGGCAATTATGCGCCAAATTGTTAATGGCGAAGCTAGCGATTATTCTCGTGCCTATGGTGCTTTAAAAGAAAATAATCAGCTGTTAGTTTGGTATGCTTGGGCTGTAGCAATGGGGGATAAAGTAGTTGATTTACCCGACGATTACGAAACTACAGATACAATTGACAATTTACTTTCTCAACTCGAGAGATTAGAATTTGAGCAACAAATGTCTGTGCTGCGAACAATTGTAGGCGATATGGGCTACAGTGATGTGCAACCTGTGGAAACTCAAGCACAGACTGGTAAAACCTCAAGTTTGTAA
- a CDS encoding ABC transporter ATP-binding protein has protein sequence MANNKSSIIRLENIFKIYGSGETEVKALNNVNLAIDEGEYCSIMGPSGSGKSTAMNIIGCLDRPTSGSYYLDNVDVAQMDDKALAHIRNIKLGFVFQQFHLLPQLTALENVMLPMAYAGINAQERRDRAMEALIKVGLEKRLNNKPTQLSGGQQQRVAIARAIVNRPVVLLADEPTGALDSRTTQEVMDIFSELNASGITVVMVTHEPDVARQTARIVWFRDGEVIHSHLTPADLNQMAVS, from the coding sequence ATGGCAAATAACAAATCCTCAATTATTAGATTAGAAAATATATTTAAAATCTACGGTAGCGGTGAAACAGAAGTCAAAGCACTTAATAATGTGAATTTGGCTATTGATGAAGGGGAATATTGTTCAATTATGGGGCCTTCTGGTTCCGGTAAATCTACAGCTATGAATATTATCGGCTGTTTAGATCGTCCGACTTCTGGTAGCTACTATTTAGATAACGTTGATGTAGCACAAATGGATGATAAAGCATTGGCGCATATTCGTAATATTAAACTAGGGTTTGTCTTCCAACAATTCCACTTATTACCCCAACTGACAGCCCTAGAAAATGTGATGTTACCAATGGCTTATGCGGGAATCAATGCTCAAGAAAGACGCGATCGCGCTATGGAAGCTTTGATTAAAGTAGGCTTAGAAAAGCGTCTCAATAACAAACCCACACAACTATCAGGCGGACAACAACAAAGAGTAGCGATCGCACGTGCCATTGTCAACCGTCCCGTTGTTCTGTTAGCAGATGAACCCACTGGCGCACTCGATTCTCGCACTACCCAAGAAGTCATGGATATCTTTAGCGAGTTAAACGCCAGCGGAATTACAGTTGTCATGGTTACCCATGAACCAGATGTGGCGCGTCAAACTGCGCGCATAGTTTGGTTCCGCGACGGTGAAGTTATTCACTCTCACCTCACCCCAGCGGATTTAAATCAGATGGCGGTGTCTTAG
- the miaB gene encoding tRNA (N6-isopentenyl adenosine(37)-C2)-methylthiotransferase MiaB has product MTTSKRRYHITTFGCQMNKADSERMAGILEDMGFEFAEDPNNADLILYNTCTIRDNAEQKVYSYLGRQAKRKHEQPDLTLVVAGCVAQQEGESLLRRVPELDLVMGPQHANRLKDLLESVFEGNQVVATEPVHIMEDITQPRRDSKVTAWVNVIYGCNERCTYCVVPNVRGVEQSRTPEAIRAEMVELGKQGYKEITLLGQNIDAYGRDLPGVTSTGRHLHTFTDLLYYVHDVPGVERIRFATSHPRYFTERLIKACAELPKVCEHFHIPFQSGDNELLKAMARGYTHEKYRRIIDTIRHYMPDASISADAIVGFPGETEAQFENTLKLVEDIGFDQLNTAAYSPRPGTPAALWENQLSEEVKSDRLQRLNHLVGIKAAERSQRYFGRIEEVLVEDQNPKDPTQVMGRTGGNRLTFFTGDIKELKGQLVKVKITEVRAFSLTGEPIEVRQAVSV; this is encoded by the coding sequence ATGACAACTTCTAAACGCCGCTATCACATTACTACTTTTGGTTGCCAAATGAATAAAGCCGACTCAGAGCGCATGGCTGGCATTTTAGAAGACATGGGCTTTGAGTTTGCTGAAGATCCTAATAATGCAGATCTGATTCTCTACAATACCTGCACGATTCGGGATAATGCCGAGCAAAAAGTATATTCTTATTTGGGTAGACAAGCTAAGCGCAAACACGAGCAACCTGATTTGACTTTGGTTGTTGCTGGTTGTGTTGCTCAACAGGAAGGCGAAAGCTTATTGCGGCGTGTCCCGGAATTAGACTTAGTGATGGGGCCACAACACGCTAACCGTCTCAAAGATTTGCTGGAATCGGTATTTGAAGGCAATCAAGTTGTGGCTACTGAGCCTGTTCATATTATGGAAGACATCACCCAGCCACGGCGGGATAGTAAAGTTACCGCTTGGGTGAATGTGATTTATGGGTGTAACGAACGCTGCACTTATTGCGTAGTTCCTAATGTGCGTGGTGTGGAACAATCCCGTACGCCGGAAGCTATTCGCGCTGAAATGGTAGAGCTAGGCAAGCAAGGTTACAAGGAAATTACCTTACTTGGTCAAAATATTGACGCTTATGGTCGTGATTTACCAGGGGTGACATCTACAGGGCGACATCTGCATACATTCACAGATTTACTGTATTACGTGCATGATGTACCTGGGGTTGAAAGAATCCGTTTTGCTACTAGTCATCCCCGTTATTTTACCGAGCGTCTCATTAAGGCTTGTGCGGAATTACCCAAGGTTTGCGAACACTTCCATATTCCCTTTCAATCTGGGGATAATGAATTGTTGAAAGCAATGGCAAGGGGTTATACCCATGAGAAATATCGCCGGATAATTGACACAATTCGCCACTATATGCCAGATGCATCGATTAGTGCAGATGCAATTGTTGGTTTCCCTGGCGAGACAGAAGCACAGTTTGAGAATACCTTGAAATTGGTAGAAGATATTGGCTTTGACCAGTTGAATACAGCAGCTTATTCTCCCCGTCCTGGTACACCTGCAGCTTTATGGGAAAATCAACTGAGCGAAGAAGTAAAAAGCGATCGCCTACAAAGATTAAATCATTTAGTGGGCATCAAAGCAGCCGAGCGATCGCAACGTTACTTTGGACGCATTGAGGAAGTTTTGGTGGAAGACCAAAACCCCAAAGATCCCACTCAAGTAATGGGACGCACAGGTGGTAATCGTCTGACTTTCTTTACTGGCGATATCAAAGAACTCAAAGGACAATTAGTCAAAGTCAAAATTACCGAAGTTCGCGCCTTTAGCTTGACTGGCGAACCAATAGAAGTGCGCCAAGCTGTTTCAGTTTAG